Proteins from one Canis lupus familiaris isolate Mischka breed German Shepherd chromosome 26, alternate assembly UU_Cfam_GSD_1.0, whole genome shotgun sequence genomic window:
- the LOC119877565 gene encoding collagen alpha-1(I) chain-like — MQRRWRQDSENGGWGGGGGLSAAPSARSFPTRTRKGSTSGRSRPCAGHPDTRRCSAVRNGEQHGVPPGKGSPRLCRARTPAPPAGSGLGLPRAPSAGPRRRKTQTRRESGSSRSAPVARGGPPSSGRARESRGGRGAVRACVRARERERVCVPGSERDGVPGSAPPAGGRRALAGSEPSCCGASPPGAANFANWPQRPRAVRVASTPTPCAPAAGLGLPNVALPPAASGAREGLVTEPGSVPSPAVPRVLSTVCGPAARPVTSGVAAVPGRASIAGLQAHSRRRVRARAGEDGGTPGWGRRPRSLSNGEGTPTPGGPAPSARWTEKAPQAERTPRAPAEPRAQCPRRPPRTASRERDQRGLRGRTGLGPWAGAPSSSRGRERAPGERGSGEGAPEGTGDGGHRVRGGPGEGAPGQRGPRAGRARSAGAPGRARPRAPGREATWSAGSLGRAHPVSGVSGEGAPESTGEGGHLVSGVPGEGASGQRGLRGGRTPRAPGREATRSAGAPGRAHPVSGVSGEGAPREHRGERPPGQRGPWGGRIRSAGSPGRAHPESTGEGGHPVSGGPGEGAPGQRGPRGGRARSAGALGRARPRAPGGKPHTISGVPGEGAPREHRGRRPPWVSGVPGESTRDGGHPGSAGSPGRVHPVSGVPGEGASREGTPTVGDKPGNCGQGAPHPAGPSGWLRGGAPGEPRAGTPWCAVRPPVFPSRVAPGGPCELLRSC; from the exons ATGCAGCGGAGGTGGAGACAGGATTCCGaaaacggggggtgggggggtgggggtggccttTCCGCGGCCCCTTCTGCACGCTCCTTCCCGACCAGGACACGCAAAGGGAGCACTTCGGGGCGGTCCCGGCCCTGCGCGGGGCACCCGGACACCCGCAGGTGCAGCGCAGTGAGGAACGGGGAGCAGCACGGGGTCCCCCCGGGAAAGGGGAGCCCGCGGCTGTGCAGGGCCAGgacccccgcgcccccagccGGGAGCGGCCTcggcctccccagggccccctcGGCGGGACCACGGAGGCGGAAAACGCAAACTCGGCGGGAGAGCGGCAGCTCGCGGTCCGCTCCGGTTGCGCGCGGCGGGCCTCCCTCTAGCGGCCGCGCCCGGGAatcgcgcggggggcggggggccgtgCGCGCCTGTGTGCGCGCCCGTGAGCGCGAGCGTGTGTGCGTGCCCGGGAGCGAGCGGGACGGGGTCCCCGGGAGCGCTCCTCCTGCCGGCGGCCGCCGTGCGCTCGCGGGGTCCGAGCCGAGCTGCTGCGGCGCGTCACCCCCAGGCGCTGCCAACTTCGCCAACTGGCCTCAGCGCCCGCGT GCAGTCCGTGTTGCGTCGACCCCTACGCCGTGCGCTCCCGCCGCGGGGCTCGGTCTTCCCAACGTCGCCCTCCCTCCGGCTGCTTCTGGGGCGCGGGAGGGGCTGGTCACGGAGCCGGGAAGTGTCCCCAGCCCGGCTGTCCCCAGGGTCCTCTCCACGGTCTGCGGGCCGGCCGCGCGTCCGGTGACCTCAGGCGTCGCCGCGGTGCCGGGACGGGCGAGCATCGCCGGGCTCCAGGCTCATTCCCGACGCAGAGTCAGGGCGCGGGCAGGGGAGGACGGGGGCACCCCCGGGTGGGGACGCCGCCCGCGCAGCCTGAGCAACGGGGAAGGCACCCCGACTCCGGGGGGACCGGCGCCCTCCGCAAGGTGGACGGAGAAGGCGCCCCAGGCCGAGCGGACCCCGCGCGCGCCCGCTGAGCCGCGCGCCCAGTGCCCGCGGCGGCCTCCGCGCACCGCCTCCCGGGAGCGAGACCAGCGCGGCCTGCGCGGGAGGACAGGGCTGGGGCCGTGGGCAGGCGCACCGAGCTCCTCCCGCGGGCGAGAGAGGGCGCCAGGCGAGCGGGGCTCCGGGGAGGGCGCGCCCGAGGGCACCGGGGACGGAGGCCACCGGGTCAgggggggccccggggagggcgcACCCGGCCAGCGGGGTCCCCGGGCAGGGCGCGCTCGGTCAGCGGGGGCTCCGGGGAGGGCGCGCCCGAGAGCACCGGGGAGGGAGGCCACCTGGTCAGCGGGGTCCCTGGGGAGGGCGCATCCGGTCAGCGGGGTCTCCGGGGAGGGCGCGCCCGAGAGCACCGGGGAGGGAGGCCACCTGGTCAGCGGGGTCCCCGGGGAGGGCGCATCCGGTCAGCGGGGTCTCCGGGGAGGGCGCACCCCGAGAGCACCGGGGAGGGAGGCCACCCGGTCagcgggggccccggggagggcgcATCCGGTCAGCGGGGTCTCCGGGGAGGGCGCACCCCGAGAGCACCGGGGAGAGAGGCCACCCGGTCAGCGGGGTCCCTGGGGAGGGCGCATCCGGTCAGCGGGGTCTCCGGGGAGGGCGCACCCCGAGAGCACCGGGGAGGGAGGCCACCCGGTCagcgggggccccggggagggcgcACCCGGCCAGCGGGGTCCCCGGGGAGGGCGCGCTCGGTcagctggggccctggggagggcgCGCCCGAGAGCCCCGGGAGGGAAGCCACACACGATCAGCGGGGTCCCCGGAGAGGGCGCACCCCGAGAGCACCGGGGACGGAGACCACCCTGGGTCAGCGGGGTCCCCGGAGAGAGCACCAGGGACGGAGGCCACCCCGGGTCAGCGGGGTCCCCGGGGAGGGTGCACCCGGTCAGCGGGGTGCCCGGGGAGGGCGCATCACGGGAGGGCACCCCCACTGTCGGGGATAAGCCGGGGAACTGTGGCcagggcgccccccaccccgcaggccCCAGCGGCTGGCTCAGAGGAGGAGCACCTGGTGAACCCCGAGCTGGCACACCCTGGTGTGCGGTGCGTCCTCCTGTATTCCCCTCCAGGGTGGCCCCTGGGGGTCCCTGTGAGCTTCTGCGCTCCTGCTAG